From the Candidatus Cloacimonadota bacterium genome, one window contains:
- a CDS encoding AMP-binding protein, whose translation MQLQEYFVRSAKKNSDKIAIYDQATGKDITYDKMLIASLILAKKFHKYKGKYIGIMVPTSAGCMLSVLGALISGKIPVMINYSTGAYDNCIYAQEKCSFKTIITSKKLCNKINCEHVDGMIYLEQLMPKITITEKLAALFRSKLPTRSLQKSVRNGDENETSVILFTSGSEKEPKAVQLSHKNIGHNLKNTPGWIDVSSEDVFAGTLPLFHVFGLTTNFWLPLYLGCSIVAHANPLDYKAIVESIKKYGITILIGTPTFFYGYLKKAEKGDFDTVRVAIAGADKLGQKLRENFEKIHGVSILEGYGATETSPVVSVNQVENNKPGSIGRPIPGVKVKIVDHETDEELPAGKEGKILVKGDLVMKGYLHDIEETSLHIHNGWYDTGDMGMIDEDGFLWHRGRLKRFVKVGGEMVSLVRVEEILSKFLPDGVQCCVVDVPNPKKGADVVAAVATGEFDKKKLLKQMAKELPAIAVPKEFHVIEDIPLMGSGKVAFRQVEKICRELQNNNNKKKHKH comes from the coding sequence ATGCAATTACAAGAATATTTTGTGCGATCTGCCAAGAAAAATTCAGACAAGATTGCAATTTACGATCAGGCAACTGGAAAGGATATTACTTATGATAAAATGTTGATTGCTTCGTTAATATTAGCTAAAAAATTCCATAAATACAAAGGAAAGTATATTGGCATTATGGTGCCAACCTCGGCTGGATGCATGCTTTCCGTGTTGGGAGCGTTGATTTCCGGGAAAATACCGGTAATGATAAATTATTCAACCGGAGCTTATGATAATTGTATTTATGCTCAGGAAAAATGCAGTTTCAAAACTATAATTACCAGCAAAAAACTATGTAATAAAATTAACTGTGAGCACGTAGATGGAATGATCTATCTGGAACAACTGATGCCGAAAATAACAATTACAGAAAAACTTGCTGCATTATTCAGATCTAAATTGCCGACAAGATCTTTGCAGAAAAGCGTGAGGAATGGCGATGAAAACGAAACCAGCGTAATCCTCTTTACCAGCGGCAGTGAAAAAGAACCAAAAGCGGTTCAGCTTTCTCACAAAAATATCGGACATAACCTGAAGAATACTCCCGGTTGGATTGACGTTTCCAGTGAAGATGTGTTTGCAGGAACTTTACCGCTTTTCCATGTATTTGGCTTGACCACGAATTTCTGGCTTCCTTTATATTTGGGATGTTCAATCGTAGCTCATGCCAATCCTCTTGATTATAAAGCGATCGTGGAAAGCATAAAAAAATATGGAATTACAATATTGATCGGAACTCCTACCTTCTTTTATGGTTATCTCAAGAAAGCTGAAAAAGGTGATTTTGATACTGTTCGAGTTGCTATTGCAGGAGCAGATAAACTTGGGCAGAAACTTCGAGAAAATTTTGAAAAGATACATGGAGTTAGTATTCTGGAAGGTTATGGTGCTACAGAAACCAGTCCGGTTGTCTCAGTAAATCAGGTGGAAAATAATAAACCAGGCAGTATCGGCAGACCGATCCCGGGAGTTAAGGTCAAGATAGTAGATCATGAAACAGATGAAGAACTACCGGCAGGAAAAGAAGGCAAGATTTTGGTGAAAGGTGATCTGGTAATGAAAGGCTATCTGCACGATATCGAAGAAACTTCACTTCATATTCATAACGGCTGGTACGATACCGGAGATATGGGAATGATCGATGAAGATGGATTCTTATGGCATCGCGGAAGACTGAAAAGATTCGTGAAAGTAGGTGGAGAAATGGTTTCTCTGGTGCGAGTAGAGGAAATTCTGAGTAAATTTCTTCCTGATGGTGTGCAATGTTGTGTGGTTGATGTTCCCAATCCCAAAAAAGGAGCAGATGTAGTAGCAGCAGTAGCTACAGGAGAATTTGATAAGAAGAAGTTATTGAAGCAGATGGCCAAAGAATTACCGGCAATTGCAGTACCAAAAGAATTTCATGTGATCGAAGATATTCCACTTATGGGAAGTGGCAAAGTAGCTTTCCGTCAGGTGGAAAAAATATGTCGAGAATTACAGAATAATAATAATAAAAAGAAACATAAACATTAA
- a CDS encoding ABC-F family ATP-binding cassette domain-containing protein gives MIKNLISVDSLKKEFPGKIICDNVSFGISEGQKIGLIGVNGCGKSTLLKMLIGLEPIDSGKIILRNETTIGFLPQTPDIDSEITIYEHIYYSDNPQFKLLRKYHRILYKLDKNPNPETQKEQQKLQTEMDAKNVWDIEIKAQAYLSKLGFEDFNQKIGILSGGQKRRIDLARVLMDQPDILILDEPTNHLDIDTIEWFQEYLSDYKGTIIFVTHDRYFLDAVSNCIMDVENGKIRFYQGSYGFYLQRKEIELQDMQRKEIRRSAQLKKELKWLQRGAKARTSKPKNHLDRVKELIDKSYLTNDTDLDISFQSKRLGKTILEIKNISKSYDDKDLIKNFNYNFQKLDRIGIIGPNGCGKTTLLKMITDEIPADEGKIKSGHNTHFSYFKQNIEDFNDNISVLDYVKEKAEHIRTKDGILHSASEMLQRFLFDGKMQQQKIKTLSGGEKKRLFLLRSLMFGSNFIILDEPTNDLDIKTLEILEDYLDSFKGCILLVSHDRYFLDRVVDYLFIFEDDKIIKFPGNYSDYLLVKRYRDQQKSDETAKSKNRIKDVPKGLSYNEKRELQKLEKEIQELEERKVLLENKIENEADKLNPQEFSDISEELQKIEIDHTSKSERWLTLAEKSE, from the coding sequence TTGATAAAAAATCTGATTTCAGTTGATAGCTTGAAAAAAGAATTTCCGGGAAAAATAATCTGCGACAATGTTTCCTTTGGAATTTCCGAAGGACAAAAAATTGGTTTGATCGGTGTGAATGGCTGTGGAAAATCGACACTTCTAAAAATGTTGATAGGATTAGAACCAATCGATTCAGGAAAGATAATTTTGCGAAACGAAACAACAATTGGATTTCTTCCCCAAACGCCCGATATAGATTCTGAGATCACAATATATGAACATATTTATTACAGCGATAATCCTCAATTTAAACTATTGAGGAAGTATCATCGCATACTTTATAAATTGGATAAAAATCCCAATCCTGAAACTCAAAAGGAACAACAAAAGTTACAAACAGAAATGGATGCTAAAAACGTCTGGGATATTGAAATTAAGGCACAAGCCTATTTATCCAAATTAGGATTTGAGGATTTCAACCAGAAGATCGGCATTTTATCGGGGGGACAGAAAAGGCGGATCGATCTGGCTCGAGTTCTGATGGATCAACCTGATATATTAATCCTGGATGAGCCGACAAATCATCTTGATATCGATACTATAGAATGGTTTCAAGAATATCTGAGTGATTATAAAGGAACTATAATTTTCGTTACTCATGACAGATATTTTCTGGATGCTGTCTCGAACTGTATTATGGATGTCGAGAATGGTAAGATCAGATTTTACCAGGGAAGTTATGGTTTTTACCTGCAACGAAAAGAGATCGAATTACAAGATATGCAGAGAAAAGAGATCAGAAGATCTGCTCAGTTGAAAAAAGAGCTGAAATGGCTGCAAAGAGGAGCAAAAGCTCGAACATCCAAACCCAAAAATCATCTTGATCGAGTAAAGGAACTCATCGATAAATCTTATCTTACAAATGATACTGACCTCGATATTTCTTTCCAGTCCAAACGCTTGGGAAAAACGATCCTGGAAATAAAAAATATCAGCAAATCTTATGATGATAAAGATCTGATTAAAAACTTCAACTATAATTTCCAGAAATTAGATCGCATCGGTATTATCGGTCCAAATGGTTGTGGAAAAACTACACTTCTGAAAATGATAACAGATGAAATACCTGCAGACGAAGGAAAAATCAAATCTGGTCATAATACACATTTCAGTTATTTTAAGCAGAATATAGAAGATTTTAACGACAATATTTCTGTATTGGATTATGTAAAAGAAAAAGCTGAGCACATTCGAACAAAAGATGGAATTCTGCACTCTGCTTCGGAAATGCTTCAGAGATTCTTGTTCGATGGTAAAATGCAGCAGCAGAAAATCAAGACCCTTTCCGGTGGTGAAAAGAAGCGATTGTTCCTGCTGCGATCTTTGATGTTCGGAAGTAATTTTATAATTCTGGATGAACCAACAAATGACCTGGATATAAAAACTTTAGAAATTCTGGAAGATTATTTAGATTCTTTCAAAGGCTGCATTCTGTTAGTATCTCACGATCGTTATTTTCTGGATAGAGTTGTAGATTATCTTTTCATTTTCGAGGATGATAAGATAATTAAATTTCCTGGAAATTATTCGGATTATTTATTGGTAAAACGATATAGAGATCAACAGAAAAGTGATGAAACTGCAAAATCCAAGAATCGCATAAAAGATGTTCCAAAGGGACTTTCCTACAATGAGAAGCGAGAACTACAGAAACTTGAAAAAGAGATTCAGGAGCTGGAAGAACGAAAGGTTTTACTGGAAAATAAAATTGAAAACGAAGCTGATAAATTGAACCCACAGGAGTTTTCTGATATTTCTGAGGAACTTCAGAAAATTGAAATTGACCATACTTCAAAAAGTGAACGTTGGCTAACATTGGCAGAGAAAAGTGAGTGA
- a CDS encoding lamin tail domain-containing protein → MNKLILVLLVVFASQLLFAQASELFISEYIEGSSYNKAIEIFNGTGSDVDLSEYSLEKDANGAGSWSSSYDYSGTLADGEVFVLANSQADPTILNVADDTDDGVINFNGNDAVRLLKNGTPIDMFGDLSGNDFAANVTLVRNPDVASPVTTWNPDEWTEYPQNTFTYLGTHIFQTNDPMIIVNVPNGGEEWEQASTHTIQWTSLNFTDNVKIELEMVYQRDREVLVASTENDGEWEWNIPVDQLVSDYYVITISDAADGDPIDSSDNPFSIIEPLVIPEYSIYDIQYSTTGPSPLVGELIRTTGVVTAVYPNYFFIQDGPGAWNGIAIYPLQAVEVGDEVDIAAYVAEYNDKTELTDIYDFSVIGTANLPEAVAVQTGDLAVAEEFEGVLVKALNATVTAEPNNYDEWEIDDSSGACVVGAQGTYTYVAVLDDLIYSIKGVLDYAYGSFKLEPRDDNDISLQGLVVDPLELNFISTDDCINGLEFTISNLSNTAFTINSIEDNGEFSSMNPWEIENFSLPLPYSIEAAEELTFNVIVGLPVDGSREIVTDFLNIETNVGNFEITLNFDTNLNVGTQNIILSANKLIGNYPNPFNPTTTIFFELAQNSEVQLTIYNMLGQKITTLVDENFEAGQKQAVWNGTDREGKKVTSGIYFYELHVKDTDYTSTKKMLLLK, encoded by the coding sequence ATGAATAAATTAATTTTAGTTTTATTAGTCGTTTTCGCTTCTCAATTGTTATTTGCACAGGCATCCGAATTGTTTATTTCCGAATATATCGAGGGCAGCAGTTACAACAAGGCTATCGAGATCTTCAATGGAACCGGATCTGATGTAGACCTTTCCGAATATTCTTTGGAAAAAGATGCAAATGGTGCGGGTTCCTGGAGTAGTTCTTATGATTATTCCGGAACTTTAGCGGATGGAGAAGTTTTCGTTTTGGCAAATTCTCAGGCAGATCCGACAATTCTGAACGTTGCCGATGATACTGATGATGGAGTGATCAACTTCAATGGAAATGATGCTGTTCGACTTTTAAAAAATGGAACTCCGATCGATATGTTTGGAGATCTCAGTGGAAATGATTTTGCCGCCAATGTTACTTTGGTTAGAAATCCTGATGTTGCGTCTCCAGTTACAACCTGGAATCCTGACGAATGGACAGAATATCCGCAAAACACTTTCACTTATCTGGGTACTCACATTTTCCAGACGAATGATCCCATGATAATCGTAAATGTGCCAAACGGTGGAGAAGAATGGGAACAAGCCTCCACTCACACCATTCAATGGACTTCCTTGAATTTTACAGACAATGTTAAAATTGAACTGGAAATGGTTTATCAGCGTGATAGAGAAGTTCTGGTTGCTTCCACCGAAAATGACGGTGAATGGGAATGGAATATCCCTGTTGATCAGCTAGTGAGTGATTATTATGTTATCACGATCTCTGATGCTGCCGACGGCGATCCCATCGATTCTTCGGATAATCCGTTTTCTATAATTGAACCACTTGTAATTCCAGAATATTCAATTTATGATATTCAATATTCCACTACAGGTCCTTCTCCTTTAGTTGGTGAACTGATCAGAACAACCGGAGTTGTAACAGCAGTTTATCCTAACTACTTTTTCATTCAAGATGGGCCCGGTGCCTGGAACGGAATTGCAATCTATCCATTGCAGGCGGTGGAAGTTGGTGACGAAGTCGATATCGCTGCTTATGTAGCAGAGTATAATGATAAAACAGAATTAACTGACATCTATGATTTTTCGGTGATTGGAACGGCAAACCTGCCGGAAGCAGTTGCAGTGCAAACTGGCGATCTGGCAGTTGCAGAAGAATTTGAAGGTGTTTTGGTGAAAGCTTTGAACGCTACAGTAACAGCGGAACCGAATAATTATGATGAATGGGAAATCGATGATTCTTCCGGTGCTTGTGTTGTCGGAGCACAAGGAACTTATACTTATGTAGCGGTTCTGGATGATCTGATTTACAGCATAAAAGGTGTTCTGGATTACGCTTATGGATCATTCAAATTGGAACCCAGAGATGATAATGATATCAGTTTGCAAGGTCTGGTTGTAGATCCTTTGGAACTCAATTTTATCAGCACAGATGATTGTATAAATGGTTTGGAATTCACAATTTCCAATCTTTCCAATACAGCATTCACAATAAATTCTATTGAAGATAATGGTGAATTTTCCAGCATGAATCCCTGGGAAATTGAAAACTTCAGTCTTCCACTTCCCTACTCTATTGAAGCTGCAGAAGAACTTACATTCAATGTTATTGTCGGATTACCAGTAGATGGATCTCGTGAAATTGTAACTGATTTTCTGAACATTGAAACTAATGTAGGTAACTTTGAAATTACTCTGAATTTTGATACTAATCTTAATGTCGGAACGCAAAATATTATACTTTCTGCTAACAAATTAATCGGTAATTATCCAAATCCATTCAACCCAACCACTACGATTTTCTTCGAACTTGCACAAAACTCAGAAGTTCAGCTTACTATATATAATATGCTGGGACAGAAGATTACAACCTTGGTCGATGAAAATTTTGAAGCAGGTCAAAAGCAAGCAGTTTGGAATGGAACTGATAGGGAAGGAAAAAAAGTGACCAGTGGGATTTATTTCTATGAATTGCATGTAAAAGATACTGATTATACGAGTACAAAGAAGATGCTTTTGCTGAAATAA
- a CDS encoding FG-GAP-like repeat-containing protein → MRRIIVILLLLIYNFLNSQNFQRIHKQETHLTSYLSSSYGCTWVDIDNNNLPDIFITNGASQTNMLYYTHGIHQIMPYFHTALNILDLSSFAASWADYDNDGYTDLFVVNDEWHGVDLYHNLDGITFEIDQSNLFANTAGCFYGCAWGDYDNDGLIDLIITDWQQDSSNILLHNDSNGNFSYAYNGLTNDIDQMVCPTWIDYDDDGDIDMFIATDYFNHNILYENDGTGNFSRIYNNAIVNELEKSSTASWADYDNDGDFDLFVGTTGDENNNLYRNDGNGAFTEIYDLNVVNNGGYSRSSCWGDFDNNGFIDLYVANGYLSQNKNNFLYMNNGDGAFDRITQGSIVQDGGTSLGVSAADYDMDGDLDLFVVNGSGYCDQINFFYENISEPSHNWLKIKCEGTVSNRSAIGTKLYVYVTIRGKQQILSRYISSNSGRAAQNDLVVHFGLGNVNHVDSLVVKWPSGIHETINNPRINRLHRIVENSSDFTYIQKRNSVIISNIYNYPNPFNPTTMIFFELTQNSEVQLTIYNMLGQKITTLVDENLEAGQKQAAWNGTDREGKKVTSGIYFYELHVKDTDYTSTKKMILLK, encoded by the coding sequence ATGAGAAGAATAATTGTTATACTATTATTATTGATTTATAATTTCTTAAATTCTCAGAATTTTCAAAGAATTCACAAACAAGAAACACATTTAACATCATATTTATCTTCCAGTTACGGATGTACATGGGTTGACATTGATAATAATAACCTACCTGATATTTTTATTACAAATGGAGCTAGCCAAACAAATATGCTCTATTATACTCATGGAATTCATCAAATCATGCCATATTTTCATACAGCTCTGAATATTCTAGATTTAAGTTCTTTTGCAGCTTCCTGGGCCGATTATGATAACGATGGATATACTGATTTATTTGTTGTCAATGATGAATGGCATGGAGTTGATCTTTACCATAATTTGGATGGTATAACCTTTGAAATTGATCAATCAAATCTATTCGCAAACACAGCTGGCTGTTTTTATGGTTGTGCCTGGGGAGATTATGATAATGATGGACTTATAGATCTGATTATTACAGATTGGCAACAGGATAGTTCAAATATTTTGTTACACAATGATAGTAATGGAAATTTTAGTTATGCATACAACGGGCTTACAAATGACATAGATCAGATGGTCTGCCCTACCTGGATTGATTATGATGATGATGGTGATATCGATATGTTTATTGCTACAGATTATTTTAATCATAATATTCTTTATGAAAACGATGGAACAGGAAATTTTAGCAGAATTTACAATAATGCTATTGTTAATGAATTAGAAAAATCAAGTACCGCCAGCTGGGCAGATTATGACAATGATGGTGATTTCGATCTATTTGTAGGTACTACAGGAGATGAAAACAACAATTTATACAGGAATGATGGTAATGGTGCTTTTACTGAGATATACGATTTGAATGTAGTAAACAATGGTGGTTATTCCAGATCGAGCTGCTGGGGAGATTTTGATAATAACGGTTTCATCGATCTTTATGTTGCCAATGGTTATTTAAGTCAGAATAAAAATAACTTCTTATATATGAATAATGGTGATGGAGCTTTCGACAGAATTACTCAAGGTTCTATTGTTCAAGATGGTGGTACATCTTTGGGAGTTTCAGCAGCAGATTATGATATGGATGGTGATCTTGATCTTTTTGTGGTTAATGGCTCCGGTTATTGCGATCAGATTAATTTCTTCTACGAAAACATCTCGGAGCCTTCACATAACTGGCTTAAAATAAAGTGTGAAGGAACTGTTTCTAATAGATCTGCCATCGGAACTAAGCTTTATGTTTATGTAACAATAAGAGGAAAGCAGCAGATTCTATCCAGATATATATCTTCTAATTCCGGAAGAGCAGCGCAAAACGACCTGGTAGTACATTTCGGTTTAGGAAATGTAAACCATGTCGACTCATTAGTCGTAAAGTGGCCTTCTGGAATACATGAAACAATTAATAATCCCAGAATTAATAGACTCCATAGAATAGTAGAAAATTCTTCTGATTTTACTTATATTCAAAAAAGAAACTCCGTAATAATTTCAAATATTTACAATTATCCCAATCCATTTAATCCAACCACTATGATTTTCTTCGAACTTACACAAAACTCAGAAGTTCAGCTTACTATATATAATATGCTGGGACAGAAGATTACAACCTTGGTCGATGAAAATTTAGAAGCAGGTCAAAAGCAAGCAGCTTGGAATGGAACTGATAGGGAAGGGAAAAAAGTGACCAGTGGAATTTATTTCTATGAATTGCATGTTAAAGATACTGATTATACGAGTACAAAGAAGATGATTTTACTGAAATAA
- a CDS encoding oligosaccharide flippase family protein, which yields MHELKKSFWDFVFVLSSSFISIPLMIFSESIQARYLGPEKYGQVALIISAIALLYIFGLNWLRLAILRFGKEEFIKEGHLRRTTTNFVLLSFFSFWIVITLFHIFQESIFGFLEINEQYYFWIIALGLILTAGKTYIFEILKVIRKIKEQSFLMRFATKIFIALGILLIILKILEIKIINIIFIFLISDLLIVIIGLLLINKKYLIPFDLNKKLLYKMFIFSFPLLFASWSNYIITWIDTYVIKYFLTLEDVGIYQASYKIFNTIRSFLFSSIVTISTPIILVFRTKDQTYKISEFYLKRLLPQVSFFVFILVTFSILFSDLGFHLVYGHKFDASILPFKIIITTLHLGLISAFFTAIRVSFDMTKMYLYLGIFAAVLNFALDIYLVPIFGILGAAAATFLVFTINPVIWYFIINRKFAVKRKLALLFPLFSFAVLFINIYFSSFILRIIGSMILITISFLISRKFNLFHESDINLLDQIQIPKFFKDFYRKLIKISNK from the coding sequence ATGCACGAACTAAAGAAATCTTTTTGGGATTTTGTATTTGTTTTGAGCTCATCATTTATTTCCATACCTTTAATGATCTTCTCTGAATCGATTCAGGCAAGATATTTAGGTCCAGAAAAATATGGGCAGGTTGCTCTTATAATCAGTGCCATAGCTCTGCTTTATATTTTTGGTCTTAACTGGCTACGTTTGGCGATATTACGATTTGGTAAAGAAGAATTTATAAAAGAAGGTCATCTGCGACGTACAACCACGAATTTCGTGTTGTTAAGTTTCTTCTCTTTTTGGATTGTTATCACTCTTTTTCACATTTTCCAAGAATCAATATTTGGATTTCTGGAGATAAATGAGCAGTACTATTTTTGGATTATTGCGCTTGGATTGATTTTAACTGCAGGTAAAACCTATATTTTTGAAATTCTAAAAGTAATACGTAAGATCAAAGAACAATCTTTTCTCATGCGTTTTGCCACGAAGATTTTCATTGCTTTGGGAATTTTACTTATTATACTTAAAATTTTGGAAATCAAAATCATCAACATAATATTTATTTTTTTGATTTCAGATTTATTAATTGTTATCATTGGATTGCTATTAATAAATAAAAAATATCTGATTCCTTTCGACCTGAATAAAAAACTATTGTATAAAATGTTTATTTTCAGTTTTCCTCTACTTTTTGCCAGTTGGTCAAATTATATCATTACCTGGATTGATACCTATGTTATAAAATATTTTCTTACATTAGAAGATGTTGGTATTTATCAGGCTTCTTACAAAATATTCAATACTATAAGATCTTTTCTTTTTTCTTCTATTGTAACGATATCAACACCAATCATATTGGTTTTTCGCACGAAAGATCAAACATACAAAATAAGTGAATTTTATCTTAAGAGACTACTGCCCCAGGTTAGTTTTTTTGTTTTTATTCTAGTAACCTTTTCTATTTTATTCAGTGATCTGGGATTTCATCTTGTTTATGGGCATAAATTTGATGCATCAATTTTGCCGTTTAAAATAATTATTACAACACTCCACTTAGGTTTGATCTCAGCATTTTTTACTGCGATAAGAGTTAGTTTTGATATGACAAAAATGTATCTCTATTTAGGAATATTTGCTGCTGTTCTCAATTTTGCTTTAGATATTTATCTTGTTCCAATATTTGGGATTTTAGGTGCAGCTGCTGCCACATTTCTTGTTTTCACGATTAACCCCGTCATTTGGTACTTCATCATCAATCGCAAATTTGCTGTGAAAAGAAAATTAGCACTGTTGTTTCCACTATTTTCTTTTGCAGTTCTTTTTATCAATATTTATTTTTCAAGTTTCATTTTACGCATAATTGGATCTATGATATTAATCACGATTTCTTTTTTGATATCCAGGAAGTTTAATCTTTTTCACGAATCAGATATTAATCTTTTAGATCAGATCCAAATTCCAAAGTTTTTTAAAGATTTCTATCGTAAATTGATTAAAATTAGTAATAAATAA